One part of the Candidatus Hydrogenedentota bacterium genome encodes these proteins:
- the mtaB gene encoding tRNA (N(6)-L-threonylcarbamoyladenosine(37)-C(2))-methylthiotransferase MtaB, producing MSTINYRLSTKKACVHTLGCRLNQSESAILEEKLREDGYTLVPFGEPADLAIVNTCTVTNEADTKSRKLVRQFIRNNPGAYTAVIGCYAQMGAGTLANIPGVDLIIGNQEKMNVLDYVKAGKNEKALIVRDRIDRDDFSIDFGGEDSPLSRRANLKVQDGCDFMCTFCLIPFARGRARAREWDNLLSEARSLVDRGAKEIILTGVNIGTYDLENRNILHIVDALNTIDGLHRIRISSIEPTTIPLELFDRMNDPDHALLPYLHIPMQAGSNDILTAMRRKYTREEFLDFIFHAHEAVPGIGIGTDILVGFPGETEENFHDTCDTLWKSPLFYAHVFKYSERSGTASVRIPDKVPGPVINERGARLRKISAEKTRMFHEHQLGETHQVLFEQAQDGYWTGYTQNYTRVAAKSEHDLENQIRPVRLEEVRGDLVVGSLHPDSTRISEFAKQRSLDIPV from the coding sequence ATGTCAACTATCAACTATCGACTATCAACTAAAAAAGCTTGCGTTCACACCCTCGGCTGCCGTCTCAATCAGTCCGAATCCGCGATCCTCGAAGAAAAACTTCGCGAGGACGGCTACACCCTCGTGCCCTTTGGCGAACCCGCCGACCTCGCCATCGTGAACACCTGCACCGTCACGAACGAAGCCGACACCAAGTCCCGCAAGCTCGTGCGCCAGTTCATCCGCAACAATCCCGGCGCCTACACCGCCGTCATCGGCTGCTACGCCCAGATGGGCGCGGGCACCCTCGCCAACATCCCCGGCGTCGATCTCATCATCGGCAATCAGGAAAAGATGAACGTCCTTGACTACGTCAAGGCCGGGAAAAACGAAAAGGCCCTCATCGTCCGCGATCGCATCGACCGCGACGACTTCTCCATCGATTTCGGCGGCGAAGACAGCCCCCTCAGCCGCCGCGCCAATCTGAAGGTGCAGGACGGCTGCGATTTCATGTGCACCTTCTGCCTCATCCCCTTCGCCCGTGGCCGCGCCCGCGCCCGCGAGTGGGACAACCTCCTGAGCGAAGCCCGCAGCCTGGTGGATCGCGGCGCCAAAGAGATCATCCTCACCGGCGTCAACATCGGCACCTACGACCTGGAAAACCGCAACATCCTCCACATCGTAGATGCCCTCAACACCATCGACGGACTCCACCGCATCCGCATCAGCTCCATCGAGCCCACTACAATCCCGCTCGAACTCTTCGACCGTATGAACGACCCGGACCACGCCCTCCTCCCCTACCTTCACATCCCCATGCAGGCCGGGTCCAACGACATCCTCACTGCCATGCGCCGCAAATACACCCGCGAAGAATTCCTCGACTTCATCTTCCACGCCCACGAAGCCGTCCCCGGCATCGGCATCGGCACCGACATCCTCGTCGGATTCCCCGGCGAAACCGAAGAAAACTTCCACGACACCTGCGACACCCTCTGGAAGAGCCCGCTGTTCTACGCCCACGTCTTCAAATACTCCGAACGCAGCGGCACCGCCTCCGTCCGCATCCCCGATAAAGTCCCCGGCCCGGTAATCAACGAACGCGGCGCACGCCTCCGCAAGATCAGCGCCGAAAAGACCCGGATGTTCCACGAACACCAACTCGGCGAAACCCACCAAGTGCTCTTCGAGCAGGCGCAGGATGGCTACTGGACCGGCTACACCCAGAACTACACCCGCGTGGCCGCAAAGAGCGAACACGACCTCGAAAACCAGATCCGCCCCGTTCGCCTCGAAGAAGTCCGCGGAGATTTGGTCGTCGGAAGCCTGCACCCCGATTCGACCCGCATCTCCGAATTCGCGAAACAAAGGAGCTTAGACATTCCTGTCTGA